CCGGTGGCCAGCGTCAGCGTGTGGGGCTGGCCCGGGCGTTGTACGGCAACCCTGTATTGGTCGTGCTGGATGAACCCAACGCCAACCTGGACGACGCCGGTGAACGCGCGCTGGCGATGTCTATCGCCCAGTTGAAAGCCGAAGGTGCCACGCTATTCGTCATCAGCCATCGCACCAGCGTACTGAAAAATATGGATAAGCTGCTGGTGATGAAAGAAGGGCAGGTCAGCATGTTTGGGCCACGCGACCAAGTGTTGGCGCAGTTTGCCAAAAAGCCCCGCGAGCAAGTTAGTCAGCAAAGCGCTACCCGCCTCTCAGCCATCCCCGGTGGCCGTGGTAATGAGGAGAAGTCATGAGCGACGAAAAACGCAACCTGCCCACGTCAGAGATCGACGTCACCCCCAAAGAGCCGGTGACCATCGACGGTGAAGCGAGTGAAAAGCTGCCCACCAGTGACAAAGGTTACCGCAAGCTCGGCTTTGCCATCCTCTTTATAGCCCTGGGCGGTTTTATTCTCTGGTCGGTGACCGCCTCCCTGGCCATTGCCGTTGTAGCACCGGGTAGCGTCTCAATTGAGTCCTTCAAACGTACCGTACAGCACCTGGAAGGCGGTATTGTCGAGCAGCTGTTAGTGGAAGATGGCGACAAAGTAGAGGCCGGTGACACCCTGGTGGTGTTAAGTGACACCCAGGCCAGCTCCCAGCTGGCCATTGCCCGTTCGCGCTACCTGATTAACCGCGCCATGGAAGCCCGCCTGCTTGCCGAGCAGGCCGGCGCAGAAATGATGGAAATCCCCGAAGATATTCAAGACACCGATGATCCTCGCGTTCAGCAAGTGATTGCAGTGCAGCAAAGCCTCTTCGCCGCCCGTCGCCAGTCGCTGAAAAGCACCCTGGAAGCGCTGGATGAGCAGAGCGTGCAGATGCGCGAACAAATCGAAGGGCTGGAAGAGCGCATCCGCGTCAACGTTAACCGCATCAGCTCGCTACGCTCCGAGGCCGAAGACTTCCGCTCGCTCTATCGTGAAGGGTTGGGAGATAACCAGCGTCTGCGCGAGCTAGAGCGGCAAGTGCTGCAGTACGAAGGCGATAATGCCGAATTTCGTGCCAACATCGCCCAACTGCGTTCGCAAATCAGCGAAAACAGCATGGAGCGTGAAATTCAACAGCAGGAGTTCCAAAAAGAGGTCGGTGAACAGCTGCGCGACGCCCAGGCGCAAATAGCCGAAGCGGAAGAGCAGATTATCTCGCTCCGTGATCAGGTGGAGCGTTCAGTGGTCACCGCCCCGGTATCCGGCACCGTCGTAGGGCGTCAAGTGCACACCGTAGGGGCGGTGATACGCCCAGGCGACAAAATTATGGATATCGTACCCTCCAACGAAGGTTTCGTCGTAGAAGCGCGTATTCCCACCCGCGATATCGACAATATTCATATTGGCCAGTT
This Vreelandella neptunia DNA region includes the following protein-coding sequences:
- a CDS encoding HlyD family type I secretion periplasmic adaptor subunit; translated protein: MSDEKRNLPTSEIDVTPKEPVTIDGEASEKLPTSDKGYRKLGFAILFIALGGFILWSVTASLAIAVVAPGSVSIESFKRTVQHLEGGIVEQLLVEDGDKVEAGDTLVVLSDTQASSQLAIARSRYLINRAMEARLLAEQAGAEMMEIPEDIQDTDDPRVQQVIAVQQSLFAARRQSLKSTLEALDEQSVQMREQIEGLEERIRVNVNRISSLRSEAEDFRSLYREGLGDNQRLRELERQVLQYEGDNAEFRANIAQLRSQISENSMEREIQQQEFQKEVGEQLRDAQAQIAEAEEQIISLRDQVERSVVTAPVSGTVVGRQVHTVGAVIRPGDKIMDIVPSNEGFVVEARIPTRDIDNIHIGQFAEIRFSAFNQRLTDVIDGEVIYVSADSFEDEATGSQYYRARVRVTEEGYTQMNDRMELLSGMPAEVMLRTGERTFASYIAKPITDMLARALRED